One window of Syngnathus acus chromosome 16, fSynAcu1.2, whole genome shotgun sequence genomic DNA carries:
- the si:dkey-40m6.8 gene encoding uncharacterized protein si:dkey-40m6.8 isoform X1 gives MRPHCWLMVALAGVMSYISPERALGAPQREVSQSRTASLSPPPYVVILISCSGLVSFVLLLLTCLCCKRGGVGFNEFDNADGEDCSGGSSHIQEDSLSSCPSLPEVYTLPVRERPNCAALHDGDSKSQCFKRHALNYLQEIGNGWFGKVILAEVLCDCSSSQVVVKELRVSASPLEQRKFLAESEPYRSLKHPNILQCLGQCSESIPFLLVMEFCQLGDLKRYLRAQRKSDGMTPDLPTRDLLTLQRMAFEITSGLLHLHENNYIHSDLALRNCLLTSDLTVRIGDYGLSHNQYKEDYFLTPDKLWIPLRWIAPELLEEYRGSLIVTDQTKTSNVWSLGVVIWELFEFGSQPHRHLSDEEVLTFVIRERQITLAQPRLKLSHADYWYEIMQSCWLPPSQRPSVAEVFLLLSSLLAAERGSARGGVGDEDEEEYDDGRRRRGESEESFERRWDLLRPPAFQAAAHERQRERQRDREDRHSSYPLLDTVGNRATHSSSELDDILTVTETSKGLNFEYFWEKAHARRGYKPLPPAQPIPTVNNNAHRQSLDTPTVVPVISARSPSLASEYYIRLEEHTPQDRSPTLKGKMQPSCRSDSICPGDMELVEIRSGMLGKERVPYCSSDKCAGGKGLQTVRSSEVKLQVPNTGVAEFRDTSSRVTDFSVINLGEDEEEDKSPDKKASTTCQAPILPPKPRSLSFSAANHLHSRPLPAPPLGYRGLAHYNMSGKIETDPLQMNSCPPSSFGHLGLHRSRQTLPPSPSLSPSLPPSSHPIYPPTQMCPPPLPPHSKQRTCPGYSTDSYSRYLNRSTRDPLSCDLANRDTRHTMPNSKEASHSRAKGFESPIRRENPLRPIYRNIPRPQPGTDGQSSSSPTYSDEDDSPIMSPEKTSSSVSVTHSSLSEDAEPAPGAIFSRGMKRTQSRLDTILPAIWKEDAELQAKRVAAAKKSPMHLFLTEIATTTEPRECKSDCSWEAGQKERRDAEGSENMLPNKGMRRSQSLITELGSAGQSWASEKRNSSTATEKNFTASFQGDLFLTEIDTDADLNVGSGSDPVKYLYPAGSRLRPFDRASGLPSSAEAEETYSKGIRRSRSLLSELSTGKAESQTQQTEKEPQRTEMTREEFLKEIQSAETFLTEIISRQNTTTNKKEADSSPTPLSPEYESICIDPNAAQTIRFQSESSIRSSNRGKDEPQAEAIYAQVTKRAKKTETKVSTRPEIPILHIGSTIKSENLGNDPDRQSETMPKNGLLHNQALGCQKDEESSDGPALPARGEDQATDLSGLSPKACNKDVTVNSLITDHSPKTSFFENGELVRDEPWSSSPKREDQITVCHLDSEKEVVTPPTPDWDASGDISLVTPTDSVLSPLTSSSADCLTPSDSWTGGGGGGWRALCNETPHRDSAYFSDSEWEGDSTSRRSSDGLVGGRHRGGERGALTGIEEKTEEEGEVEHKHLLKNNIQMSEKMTCQKTPENAADIPIKKFEPGQRDDSGTFLNGQKSSQLIDDAPSQDCDDFIDKLFSKLEEAPLKKLTCSDGFTKHRQDDIIAHVADCRHIDSEEKDLNLLGDRAKDSTRMENSITSLHHCGNMSTESPSLVESIEDKVSGLAIASWREQSVEKINKMADLELHHADHNQLGLRDLHCSDGCEDQTAKVRTETEKQLAAAELNNIVKERSPLREAKNRVSGIANDSEEVKDDKKTNWLDCQRSSQSGLLIWPDENDQWASPEKRSLDHELSSELFPGLQPEAWEVAERLVVDREFWEAEENDELAGSEPHPAVLMSCEDSWNDERRGFTESISEKEHEGAQQEVTDIQQVENRENLVEVDRFDALGEMSDEVENNEILDQENSETGEKHKSLGVDMDGDDGHLTESEENQNFNTWSQHQLCESSPLTQKVDSNTVSVNSFSHTLESKRAKITICITEAPQENFSDQENLDSDLYDEADRRSSCNSEHPTEESRSTAKVQEEFGDVADPQVDNFSSVDFPSPPQSIDLDMQDDKLESLDDSFPSPPPSVSETDDFSCPLNLDDFNTEGEFPETGSSKTLFQEPASATVNPSDNSETEGPNNADPSEAPANSLPESLISEWKNMDEEALEDFEKLEQLCCISGDEEATLGDIFLDNIQLLESLKKTPDQESLCAEENTEKVALDGTPDESEDNVLRSSEQTADAKDQSCLSKVTTKNGLMMQVCEERLQFSLSENVKTNVLWGATVKDTVTLRPWGEETAECEEVQSQDDSRPEQEICPEPNAECEKTENEPLTVIEQPEISTLQSSANQAIKAKVARLSLALPPLAMTLPLNTTGKGGFGARIGRRRGLLPGSDPEDEEEDEEEEESCRRVIVVTETDVDKRVGLRSLLKSPKEPLDRARDRGRNVSFFDDVTIYLFDQETPTNALSTLAPTSPAAVSVKNTFHGCGSKSKDSKRKEAKVPVGGANTVTSSRFTVSPAKDPHSA, from the exons TTTCTCAGAGCAGGACGGCCTCACTGTCTCCTCCGCCTTACGTGGTCATCCTCATCTCCTGCTCGGGGCTGGTCTCCTttgtgctgctgctcctcacctGTCTGTGCTGCAAGAGAGGAGGAGTCGGATTCAAT GAGTTTGACAATGCGGACGGGGAAGACTGCTCGGGAGGCTCCAGCCACATCCAGGAGGACAGCCTGTCGTCGTGCCCCTCCCTCCCGGAGGTCTACACTTTGCCCGTCAGGGAGAGGCCCAACTGCGCCGCCCTGCACGATGGCG ACTCCAAGTCTCAATGCTTCAAAAGACACGCTTTGAACTACCTGCAGGAAATCGGCAATGGCTGGTTTGGAAAA GTGATCCTGGCCGAGGTGCTGTGCGACTGCAGCTCCTCGCAGGTGGTGGTGAAGGAGTTACGCGTCAGCGCCAGCCCGTTGGAGCAGAGGAAGTTCTTGGCCGAGTCGGAGCCGTACAG GAGTCTGAAACATCCCAACATCCTTCAGTGTTTGGGCCAATGCAGCGAAAGCATCCCTTTCCTCCTGGTCATGGAATTCTGTCAGCTG GGTGACCTGAAGCGATACCTGCGAGCCCAGCGCAAGTCGGATGGGATGACGCCCGACCTTCCAACGCGGGATCTCTTGACTCTTCAGCGGATGGCCTTTGAGATCACGTCAGGCCTGCTGCACCTACACGAGAACAACTACATCCACAG TGATCTGGCTTTAAGGAACTGCTTgctgacctctgacctcaCTGTGAGGATAGGTGACTATGGCCTCTCACACAATCAATACAAG GAGGACTATTTCTTAACTCCTGACAAGCTTTGGATTCCTTTGCGATGGATCGCGCCAGAGCTCTTGGAAGAGTACAGAGGCTCTCTGATTGTCACTGACCAAACCAAGACCAGCAATGTGTG GTCTCTGGGGGTGGTCATATGGGAGCTATTTGAGTTTGGCTCTCAGCCTCACAGGCACTTGAGTGACGAGGAGGTGCTGACGTTTGTCATCAGGGAGCGACAGATTACGTTGGCCCAGCCGAGACTGAAACTCTCTCATGCAGATTACTG GTACGAGATCATGCAATCTTGCTGGCTACCTCCATCCCAGCGGCCATCGGTGGCCGAGGTATTCCttctcctctcctccctctTGGCCGCCGAGCGAGGATCGGCGAGGGGAGGCGTCGGCGACGAGGACGAAGAGGAGTATGACGATGGGAGAAGGCGAAGAGGCGAGAGCGAGGAGTCGTTTGAAAGACGCTGGGACTTACTCCGCCCGCCAGCCTTCCAGGCGGCGGCGCACGAACGGCAGAGAGAGCGCCAACGCGACAGAGAAGACCGACACAGCTCCTACCCCCTGCTGGACACCGTGGGGAACCGCGCCACGCATTCCTCATCTGAATTGGATGACATCCTGACCGTGACAGAAACCAGCAAAGGGTTGAACTTTGAGTATTTCTGGGAGAAGGCCCACGCTAGGCGGGGCTACAAACCTCTTCCTCCTGCTCAACCCATTCCGACTGTGAACAACAACGCCCACCGGCAGTCCTTGGACACCCCCACTGTGGTCCCAGTGATCAGCGCACGCAGCCCCTCCCTCGCCAGCGAGTACTACATCCGACTGGAGGAGCACACTCCCCAGGACAGGTCTCCGACTCTTAAAGGGAAGATGCAGCCGTCTTGCAGGTCAGACTCCATTTGTCCTGGAGACATGGAGCTTGTGGAAATCCGCAGTGGCATGCTGGGAAAAGAGCGGGTGCCCTATTGTTCCTCCGACAAGTGCGCGGGTGGAAAAGGCCTCCAGACGGTGCGATCAAGCGAGGTGAAACTTCAGGTTCCTAACACGGGCGTAGCTGAGTTCAGAGACACTTCGAGCAGAGTGACTGACTTCTCAGTGATCAATTTaggagaagatgaagaagaagataaGAGCCCGGACAAAAAAGCTTCCACAACGTGTCAAGCTCCAATCCTTCCTCCGAAACCTCGCTCGTTGTCTTTCTCAGCAGCCAACCACCTTCACTCGCGCCCCCTCCCCGCACCTCCACTTGGCTACAGAGGACTTGCTCATTACAACATGAGTGGTAAAATTGAGACGGACCCCCTTCAGATGAACAGCTGCCCACCTTCTAGCTTTGGTCACCTGGGGCTCCATCGCTCTAGACAGACTTTGCCGCCGTCTCCGTCCCTCTCCCCTTCCCTCCCGCCATCCAGTCATCCCATTTATCCCCCAACTCAAATGTGTCCGCCGCCTCTCCCTCCTCACTCAAAGCAAAGAACTTGCCCAGGCTACAGCACTGACTCTTATTCTCGATACTTGAACAGATCTACGAGAGACCCGCTATCCTGTGACCTTGCCAATCGAGACACCAGACACACGATGCCCAACTCCAAGGAGGCCTCTCACTCCCGTGCAAAAGGCTTTGAGTCCCCCATTCGCAGAGAAAACCCCTTGCGACCGATTTATCGCAATATACCTCGTCCTCAACCTGGGACCGACGGGCAGTCCTCATCCAGTCCCACCTACTCCGATGAGGACGATTCACCCATCATGTCTCCTGAGAAAACAAGCAGCTCCGTCTCCGTCACTCATTCGAGCCTGTCCGAGGACGCAGAACCGGCCCCCGGAGCCATCTTTTCCAGGGGAATGAAGAGGACCCAGTCACGACTGGACACCATCTTGCCCGCAATTTGGAAGGAAGACGCAGAACTTCAAGCAAAACGTGTGGCCGCCGCCAAGAAATCCCCCATGCACCTGTTTCTGACAGAGATAGCAACCACGACAGAGCCGAGGGAGTGCAAGTCCGACTGTTCGTGGGAGGCTGGCCAGAAGGAGAGGAGAGATGCAGAGGGATCCGAAAATATGTTGCCTAACAAAGGGATGCGCCGATCCCAGTCTCTGATCACAGAGTTGGGCTCAGCAGGACAGTCGTGGGCGTCAGAGAAACGCAACAGTAGCACGGCAACGGAGAAGAACTTCACAGCATCGTTCCAGGGAGATCTTTTTCTGACAGAGATCGATACAGATGCAGATCTAAATGTAGGGTCAGGAAGTGATCCGGTCAAATACCTCTACCCAGCCGGGTCTAGGTTGCGGCCGTTTGACCGTGCCTCAGGCCTTCCCTCGTCCGCCGAAGCTGAAGAGACCTATTCCAAAGGAATAAGAAGGTCACGCTCCCTCCTCTCTGAGCTCAGCACTGGCAAAGCAGAGAGTCAAACTCAGCAGACTGAGAAGGAGCCTCAGAGAACAGAAATGACCAGAGAGGAATTCCTTAAGGAGATCCAATCGGCAGAGACGTTTCTAACTGAAATCATATCGAGGCAAAACACGACTACAAACAAGAAAGAAGCTGATTCGTCTCCGACCCCTCTGTCACCCGAGTACGAGTCCATATGTATTGACCCAAATGCAGCCCAGACCATCCGCTTTCAATCGGAGAGCTCCATCCGTTCATCTAACCGAGGAAAGGATGAACCTCAAGCTGAAGCCATCTATGCCCAAGTTACTAAACGTGCTAAAAAGACCGAGACCAAAGTTTCTACCAGACCCGAGATCCCGATCCTTCACATTGGCTCAACCATAAAATCGGAGAACCTAGGAAACGATCCAGATCGCCAGTCAGAAACGATGCCCAAAAATGGCCTACTGCACAATCAAGCACTTGGATGTCAGAAAGACGAAGAGAGTTCTGATGGACCTGCCTTACCTGCCAGAGGAGAGGATCAGGCCACAGATCTTTCAGGGCTCTCACCTAAAGCTTGCAACAAAGACGTCACAGTGAACTCACTCATTACAGATCATAGTCCGAAGACTTCTTTCTTTGAGAATGGCGAGCTCGTGAGGGACGAGCCATGGTCCAGCAGTCCGAAGAGAGAAGATCAAATCACAGTGTGCCATCTTGACAGTGAAAAGGAAGTTGTTACCCCTCCCACTCCAGATTGGGATGCGTCAGGTGACATCTCCCTGGTCACCCCTACTGACTCGGTCCTGTCACCTCTGACGTCCAGCTCGGCGGACTGCCTCACTCCAAGCGACTCATGGACGGGAGGGGGAGGTGGCGGATGGCGAGCTCTGTGCAACGAAACGCCCCATCGGGACTCGGCCTATTTCTCAGATAGCGAGTGGGAAGGGGACAGCACGAGCAGAAGGAGCAGTGACGGACTTGTCGGCGGCAGGCATCGAGGGGGCGAGAGGGGGGCGCTCACTGGGATCGAGGAAAAAACGGAAGAAGAGGGTGAGGTAGAACACAAGcaccttttaaaaaacaacatccaGATGTCAGAGAAGATGACATGTCAGAAAACACCTGAAAACGCCGCAGATATTCCAATCAAAAAGTTTGAGCCAGGGCAGCGAGACGATTCTGGTACTTTCTTGAACGGTCAGAAATCCTCCCAACTAATTGATGATGCCCCAAGCCAAGACTGTGATGACTTTATTGATAAATTGTTCTCCAAATTAGAAGAGGCGCCACTCAAGAAGTTGACTTGCAGTGATGGTTTTACAAAACACCGACaggatgacatcatcgctCATGTCGCAGACTGCAGACATATCGATTCTGAAGAGAAAGATTTGAATCTGCTTGGCGACAGAGCCAAAGACTCCACAAGAATGGAAAACAGTATCACAAGTCTCCATCACTGTGGAAATATGTCTACAGAATCCCCGTCATTGGTGGAGTCAATCGAAGATAAAGTAAGTGGTCTTGCGATTGCCTCTTGGAGAGAGCAAAGCgttgagaaaataaacaagatggCCGACCTGGAGCTGCACCATGCAGACCACAACCAGCTGGGATTACGAGACCTTCACTGTTCAGACGGCTGTGAGGATCAGACGGCAAAGGTCAGGACCGAGACAGAGAAACAGCTGGCCGCTGCAGAGTTGAATAACATCGTGAAAGAGAGGTCACCCCTGAGAGAAGCAAAGAATCGGGTTAGCGGCATCGCTAACGATAGCGAGGAGGTGAAGGATGACAAAAAGACCAACTGGCTCGACTGCCAACGTTCTTCACAGTCAGGGTTGCTCATTTGGCCCGATGAAAACGACCAGTGGGCCTCTCCAGAAAAGCGCTCTCTGGATCACGAGCTAAGCTCTGAACTGTTCCCCGGCCTCCAGCCCGAAGCGTGGGAGGTGGCCGAGCGTCTCGTCGTGGATCGGGAGTTTTGGGAGGCGGAAGAAAATGACGAACTTGCAGGAAGTGAACCCCACCCGGCCGTGTTGATGAGCTGCGAGGACTCGTGGAACGATGAAAGGCGGGGCTTCACCGAGAGTATATCCGAGAAGGAACACGAAGGCGCTCAGCAGGAGGTGACGGACATTCAACAGGTTGAAAATCGGGAGAACCTTGTAGAAGTCGACAGATTTGATGCACTGGGGGAAATGTCTGATGAAGTGGAGAATAATGAAATCCTGGATCAAGAGAACTCTGAGACAGGTGAGAAGCACAAGTCATTAGGCGTGGATATGGACGGAGATGATGGACATCTCACAGAGTCAGAGGAGAATCAGAATTTTAACACCTGGTCTCAGCATCAGCTTTGTGAATCATCACCACTAACACAAAAGGTTGACAGCAACACTGTTTCCGTCAACTCCTTCTCTCACACTTTGGAGAGTAAACGAGCCAAAATAACTATTTGCATCACCGAAGCCCCTCAAGAGAACTTCTCAGACCAGGAAAATCTTGACTCTGACTTATATGATGAGGCTGACAGAAGAAGTTCATGCAACTCTGAGCATCCCACAGAAGAAAGCAGAAGCACCGCAAAAGTCCAGGAGGAATTTGGAGACGTTGCTGATCCACAGGTGGACAACTTCAGCTCAGTGGACTTCCCTAGTCCGCCTCAGAGCATCGACCTTGACATGCAGGATGATAAACTGGAGAGTTTAGATGACTCCTTTCCGAGTCCGCCACCGTCAGTTTCAGAGACCGACGACTTTAGTTGTCCTCTGAATTTAGATGACTTCAACACTGAGGGAGAGTTTCCTGAAACCGGTTCCAGTAAGACACTTTTTCAGGAACCGGCAAGCGCCACAGTCAATCCATCTGACAACTCCGAGACCGAAGGTCCGAATAATGCCGACCCATCAGAAGCGCCCGCCAATAGCCTGCCGGAATCATTAATTTCCGAATGGAAAAACATGGATGAGGAAGCCTTGGAGGATTTTGAGAAACTGGAACAACTGTGTTGCATATCTGGTGACGAAGAGGCCACCTTGGGTGACATTTTCTTGGACAACATCCAGCTTTTGGAGTCCTTGAAGAAAACGCCCGACCAAGAAAGCCTCTGCGCTGAGGAGAACACCGAGAAGGTGGCTTTGGATGGGACTCCCGATGAGTCCGAGGACAACGTGCTGAGGTCATCGGAGCAAACTGCAGATGCTAAGGACCAGAGTTGTCTCTCCAAGGTGACCACAAAAAACGGCCTCATGATGCAG GTGTGCGAGGAACGGCTGCAGTTCTCCctgagtgaaaatgtgaaaacaaatgtgcttTGGGGAGCGACAGTTAAGGACACAGTCACGCTTCGGCCCTGGGGAGAAGAAACGGCGGAGTGTGAGGAAGTCCAAAGCCAGGACGACAG CCGACCGGAGCAGGAAATTTGCCCCGAGCCCAACGCGGAGTGTGAGAAAACTGAAAATGAGCCGCTCACTGTGATTGAACAACCTGAAATTAGCACATTGCAGTCTTCTGCAAACCAGGCAATCAAAG CAAAAGTCGCTCGTCTGTCTCTGGCCCTCCCGCCGCTCGCCATGACTCTGCCCCTCAACACGACCGGCAAAGGAGGATTCGGCGCTCGGATCGGCAGACGGAGAGGTTTGCTCCCGGGAAGCGATCCcgaagacgaggaggaagatgaggaggaggaggaaagctGCCGCAGGGTCATCGTTGTCACGGAGACGGATGTGGACAAACGCGTGGGCCTGAGAAGCTTGCTCAAGTCGCCTAAGGAGCCGTTGGACAGGGCGAGGGACAGAGGGCGCAACGTGTCcttttttgatgatgtcaccatTTATCTTTTTGATCAG GAAACTCCAACCAATGCATTGAGCACTTTGGCGCCCACAAGTCCAGCTGCTGTGTCcgtcaaaaacacatttcatg GTTGCGGCAGCAAAAGCAAAGATTCCAAGCGCAAAGAGGCCAAAGTCCCTGTGGGCGGGGCCAACACGGTGACATCATCACGCTTCACCGTCAGCCCAGCCAAGGACCCTCACTCGGCGTGA